TCCTCGAGTGAAACCTCAACCATGACGCAACCCGATGCCTCCAGTACCAGGGCCGCCTCTTCGATAGACCTGGCAAGAGCCTGATCAAGAATGCCTTTACGAAACTCACGGACAATACCAACACGCACCCCTTCCAGGGAAGGATTCTGAGCCCCTTCGATAAAGCGGGGACGCACTCTCTTTTTGCTCGTTGAGTCCCGAGGATCGTGAGCATAAATTGCATCCATCGTGAGGGCAATATCGGCAACGCTCCTGGCGAAGGGGCCCACCTGGTCAAGGGAAGAGGCGAAAGCAATCAAGCCCCAGCGGCTGACCGAACCATAGGTTGGCTTGAGACCGTGGACACCGCAGAAGGCTGCCGGCTGTCGAATGGAACCGCCGGTGTCGCTGCCCAGGGCGATAGGCACGTAGCCGGCCGCGACGGATGCGGCGCTACCGCCGGAACTTCCTCCCGGTACCCTGGAAAGGTCCCGGGGGTTCGATACGGGGCCGAAGAAGGTGTGCTCGGAAGAACTTCCCATGGCAAACTCGTCCATGTTCGATTTTCCCACTATGACCGCTCCAGCTCCCTGGGCCATTTCGACTACAGCGGCATCGTAGGGGGGTTTCCACTGCTCCAGCATCCTGCTCCCACAAGTGGTCCTGACTCCCCGGGTGCAGAGGTTGTCCTTGACGACGACGGGCACACCCGCCAGGGGCCCCGGGTCGTTTCCGGAGGCGACCTGCCGGTCAATAAAGGCTGCCCTCTTGAGGGCCTGGTCCTCCATGACGCTTATAAGGGCATTCAGTCGTGATTCCTGGGCACCGATCCTTTCCAGCGAGGCCGAAACAACTTCTACCGCCGAGCATTCTCGGTTCAGGACAGCGGCGGCGATACTGGCTCCATCCATGGACTCAATCCTCATGGTAATCCTCCGTCCCGCCCATGGGCGGGACAACGAAAAAAGGACCTTCTTTCAATGGGGCGGCGGCCAGGGCCTCTTTTCCATCCTCCCATCCTACCGGTTCATCGCTCCTGAAGGGGCAGGGCGAATCATCGGGGTCGGAAAAGGGGTCTACCTTGTCGGTATCGCATTCCTCGAGACCTCTGAAGTGATTGGCCATTTCCCTGAAGAATTTAACCATGGTTTGCGCCTTTTCATCGCCGATCTCAATGCCTGAGAGGGCCGCTGCCCTTTTTACAATCTTGCTATCGATCTCCATGCTATTCGCCTGCCTTCGGCCTATGGTCCATCTTTGCCCCGCCGATCAAATCGAGAAAGGCCTTCTCATCGATGACCCTCACACCGAGGGAACCGGCCTTCGCCAGTTTGCTTCCAGGGTTGGAGCCCCCCACCACGAAAGAGGTCTTCCTGCTGACCGAGGAAGGCGTCGAGCCTCCCAACTCCTTTACCTTGCTCTCCGCTTCCGAACGGGTCATCCCTTCCAGTTCCCCGGTGAAGACGAAGCTCTGTCCCGCGAGGGGACCTTTCTTTTCGCTCCCGCGAACTACGGCGGTGGACATGTTCAGGCCGGCGGCCTTCAGTCGTTCCAGGGTCTTGCGGTTTTGGGCATCCCTGAAGAAAGCCGACACGGAGGAGGCGATCGTCGGACCGATCCCCTCGATCGAAGCGAGGGTACCTTCATCGGAGGAGCTCAATTTTTCGATGTCACCGAAAGCCCGGGCCAGGATATCGGCGACCCTGGGCCCAACGTACTTTATCCCCAATGCGGTTATCAGGGATGAAAAGGGCCTCTTCCTGGAGGATTCG
The window above is part of the Thermovirga sp. genome. Proteins encoded here:
- the gatA gene encoding Asp-tRNA(Asn)/Glu-tRNA(Gln) amidotransferase subunit GatA, which translates into the protein MRIESMDGASIAAAVLNRECSAVEVVSASLERIGAQESRLNALISVMEDQALKRAAFIDRQVASGNDPGPLAGVPVVVKDNLCTRGVRTTCGSRMLEQWKPPYDAAVVEMAQGAGAVIVGKSNMDEFAMGSSSEHTFFGPVSNPRDLSRVPGGSSGGSAASVAAGYVPIALGSDTGGSIRQPAAFCGVHGLKPTYGSVSRWGLIAFASSLDQVGPFARSVADIALTMDAIYAHDPRDSTSKKRVRPRFIEGAQNPSLEGVRVGIVREFRKGILDQALARSIEEAALVLEASGCVMVEVSLEESITFGLPCYYIISPAEASSNLARFDGVRFGFRADAPDFASQIILTRSAGFGDEVKRRILT